From the Ruminiclostridium josui JCM 17888 genome, one window contains:
- the rpsJ gene encoding 30S ribosomal protein S10, whose amino-acid sequence MSNKQKIRIRLKAFDHQVLDQSAEKIVETAKRTGAKVSGPVPLPTEKEIITILRAPHKYKDSREQFEMRTHKRLIDVVLPTPKTVDALMRLDLPAGVDIEIKL is encoded by the coding sequence ATGTCAAACAAACAGAAAATACGTATCAGACTAAAGGCGTTCGATCATCAGGTGCTTGATCAGTCAGCTGAGAAGATCGTTGAAACTGCTAAAAGGACAGGCGCGAAGGTTTCAGGACCTGTACCGCTTCCTACTGAGAAAGAGATTATTACAATCTTGAGAGCTCCACATAAATATAAGGACTCAAGAGAGCAGTTTGAAATGAGAACTCATAAGAGATTGATAGATGTAGTTTTACCAACGCCAAAGACTGTTGACGCATTAATGAGGTTGGATCTTCCAGCTGGTGTAGACATTGAGATTAAATTATAA
- the rpsS gene encoding 30S ribosomal protein S19, translated as MSRSVKKGPYVLDSLLKKIEEMNKANDKKVIKTWSRASTIFPQMVGHTIAVHDGKKHVPVYITEEMVGHKLGEFAPTRTYKGHSGNEKSTSLR; from the coding sequence ATGAGTAGATCAGTTAAAAAGGGACCTTACGTGCTTGATTCATTACTTAAGAAAATTGAAGAAATGAATAAAGCAAATGATAAGAAAGTTATCAAGACCTGGTCAAGGGCTTCAACTATATTCCCTCAGATGGTCGGACACACAATTGCTGTTCATGACGGAAAGAAGCATGTTCCTGTATATATAACAGAAGAAATGGTTGGTCATAAGCTTGGTGAATTTGCACCAACTAGAACATATAAGGGACATAGTGGTAACGAGAAGTCTACTTCTCTAAGGTAA
- the rplW gene encoding 50S ribosomal protein L23 — protein sequence MRLPQDIILKPYITEKSNMEIAAGKYTFIVDVKSTKTEIKKAVEALFSVKVLQVNTMNFDGKIKRTGVHEGPRPAWKKAIVKIDTDPKPVEYLTKGGKTVTNNKKYKTSIEEFGVAQ from the coding sequence ATGAGATTACCACAAGACATAATTTTAAAGCCATATATAACTGAGAAAAGTAATATGGAAATAGCTGCTGGTAAGTACACTTTTATCGTTGATGTAAAATCAACAAAAACCGAAATTAAAAAGGCAGTTGAAGCATTATTCAGCGTTAAAGTATTACAAGTTAATACAATGAACTTTGACGGTAAAATTAAGCGCACAGGTGTTCACGAAGGACCTCGTCCAGCTTGGAAAAAGGCAATCGTTAAAATCGATACTGATCCAAAGCCTGTTGAATACTTGACAAAGGGCGGCAAGACTGTAACAAATAATAAGAAATATAAAACTAGCATCGAAGAATTTGGCGTTGCTCAGTAA
- the rplB gene encoding 50S ribosomal protein L2 — protein MALKKYSPTSPSRRFMTVMDYSELSKVEPEKSLLEPLKKNGGRNSYGRITVRHQGGGNRQKYRVIDFKRDKDGIKAKVATIEYDPNRTANIALLNYLDGEKRYILAPVGLSVGDIVESGESADIKPGNALPLANIPVGSLIHNIELKPGKGGQMVRAAGNAAQLMAKEGDYAQVRLPSGEVRMIRINCKATIGQVGNLEHENVSLGKAGRKRWMGIRPTVRGVVMNPVDHPHGGGEGKSPIGRPSPVTPWGKPTLGLKTRKKKNKSDKFIVKRRNQK, from the coding sequence ATGGCATTAAAAAAGTATAGTCCTACTTCTCCATCCAGAAGGTTTATGACAGTAATGGATTACTCAGAGTTATCAAAAGTTGAACCTGAAAAGTCATTGCTGGAACCTCTGAAGAAAAATGGAGGAAGAAACTCTTATGGTAGGATTACTGTTCGTCATCAAGGCGGCGGTAACAGACAAAAATACAGAGTTATAGATTTTAAAAGAGACAAAGATGGAATCAAGGCAAAGGTTGCTACAATCGAGTATGATCCAAACAGGACTGCAAATATTGCGCTTCTTAACTATTTAGATGGTGAAAAGAGATATATTCTTGCACCAGTTGGATTAAGTGTAGGCGATATTGTTGAATCAGGAGAATCAGCGGATATCAAACCAGGTAACGCACTTCCTCTTGCAAATATTCCTGTAGGTTCATTGATTCATAATATTGAACTTAAGCCAGGTAAGGGTGGCCAGATGGTTAGAGCTGCAGGAAATGCTGCTCAGTTAATGGCTAAAGAGGGCGATTATGCTCAGGTAAGACTTCCTTCTGGTGAAGTTCGTATGATTAGAATCAATTGTAAAGCTACAATTGGTCAAGTTGGAAACCTTGAACATGAAAATGTGTCTTTAGGTAAGGCAGGAAGAAAAAGATGGATGGGTATCAGACCTACAGTACGTGGTGTTGTTATGAACCCAGTTGATCACCCTCACGGTGGTGGAGAAGGTAAATCACCTATCGGTAGACCAAGTCCTGTAACACCTTGGGGTAAACCAACTCTTGGCTTGAAGACTAGAAAGAAGAAAAACAAGTCAGATAAGTTTATTGTTAAGAGAAGAAATCAAAAGTAA
- the rplD gene encoding 50S ribosomal protein L4: MPKVDLYNMKGEVVGDIQLCDNVFGAEVNKEVLHAVVVNQLANKRQGTQSTKTKSEVRGGGKKPWRQKGTGRARQGSIRSAQWIKGGIVLGPKPRSYRYTMPKKVKRIAMKSALTSKVSGNEIFVLDALTLDAIKTKSMVGVLNSLKVDSSALIVIDSKNENVVKSARNIPGVKTAYVNTLNVFDILKYDKFIITKDAVEKVEEVYA; the protein is encoded by the coding sequence ATGCCAAAGGTTGATTTATATAACATGAAAGGTGAAGTAGTTGGAGATATTCAACTTTGCGATAATGTTTTTGGTGCAGAAGTAAATAAAGAAGTACTTCACGCAGTAGTAGTAAATCAGTTAGCAAATAAAAGGCAAGGTACTCAGTCAACAAAAACCAAGAGTGAAGTTAGAGGTGGCGGTAAGAAGCCATGGAGACAAAAGGGAACCGGTCGTGCAAGACAGGGAAGTATCCGTTCAGCACAGTGGATTAAAGGTGGTATAGTATTAGGACCTAAGCCACGTAGCTACAGATACACTATGCCAAAGAAAGTAAAACGTATTGCAATGAAATCAGCATTAACATCAAAGGTTTCAGGAAATGAAATTTTTGTTTTGGATGCTTTGACATTAGATGCAATTAAGACTAAGTCAATGGTGGGTGTACTTAACAGTTTGAAGGTTGATTCAAGTGCTTTAATAGTAATTGACTCAAAGAATGAAAACGTTGTTAAGTCTGCTAGAAACATACCAGGAGTAAAAACAGCATATGTAAATACTCTTAATGTATTTGATATATTGAAATATGATAAGTTCATTATAACAAAGGATGCTGTTGAAAAGGTTGAGGAGGTGTACGCATAA
- the rpsC gene encoding 30S ribosomal protein S3: protein MGQKVNPHGLRIGIIKDWDTKWYANDKSFSSYLVEDVKIRNFIKKKLYISGISRIEIDRAANKVKINVNTAKPGLVIGKGGQGIEELRKEVEKMTGKSVLINITEIKVPEMDAQLVAENIASQLEKRISFRRAMKQAMSRTMKLGAKGIKTACSGRLGGAEIARTEHYHEGTIPLQTLRADIDYGFAEADTTYGKIGVKVWIYKGEVLPAVKRDRKAEGGDK, encoded by the coding sequence ATGGGCCAGAAAGTAAATCCTCATGGATTAAGAATTGGAATCATTAAAGATTGGGATACAAAATGGTATGCTAATGATAAATCTTTTAGCAGCTATCTTGTTGAAGATGTGAAAATAAGAAATTTCATAAAAAAGAAACTTTATATTTCAGGTATTTCTAGAATTGAGATAGACCGTGCCGCTAATAAGGTGAAAATTAATGTAAATACTGCAAAGCCAGGACTTGTAATAGGCAAGGGTGGCCAAGGTATTGAAGAGCTTAGAAAAGAAGTAGAAAAAATGACAGGAAAGAGCGTTCTGATTAATATCACAGAGATTAAAGTTCCTGAAATGGATGCTCAGCTTGTTGCAGAAAATATTGCATCACAGCTCGAAAAACGTATATCTTTCAGAAGAGCAATGAAGCAAGCTATGTCAAGAACAATGAAGCTCGGCGCAAAGGGTATCAAGACTGCATGTTCAGGAAGACTTGGCGGTGCTGAAATCGCAAGAACTGAACATTACCATGAAGGTACTATTCCTCTGCAAACACTTCGTGCTGATATAGACTACGGTTTTGCTGAAGCAGACACAACTTATGGTAAGATTGGTGTCAAGGTATGGATATATAAAGGAGAAGTTCTTCCTGCTGTCAAAAGAGACAGAAAAGCGGAAGGAGGAGATAAGTAA
- the rplV gene encoding 50S ribosomal protein L22, with protein sequence MEKKVLSKEELLKNKDQILAEQNAKHTKSNKPTLLTKKERKVLGIGKDEGRAVLKYARISSRKVKIVLDLIKNKGIDEAYAILKFTPKAASEVLYKLLKSAEANAVNNNSLNHDNLYIAEAFATQGPTLKRIMPRAQGRAFRIQKRTSHITLVVKERE encoded by the coding sequence TTGGAGAAAAAAGTATTGTCCAAAGAGGAGCTATTAAAGAATAAAGATCAGATTTTGGCTGAACAAAATGCTAAGCATACTAAGTCAAATAAGCCTACACTTCTTACTAAGAAAGAGAGAAAAGTTCTTGGAATTGGTAAAGATGAAGGAAGAGCAGTTTTAAAATATGCACGTATATCGTCCAGAAAGGTTAAAATCGTTTTAGATTTGATAAAAAATAAGGGTATTGATGAGGCTTATGCTATTCTCAAATTTACACCTAAGGCTGCATCAGAAGTTTTGTACAAGCTTCTAAAATCAGCGGAGGCAAATGCTGTTAACAATAATAGCTTGAATCATGATAACCTTTATATTGCAGAAGCTTTTGCAACTCAAGGGCCAACATTAAAAAGAATTATGCCACGTGCTCAAGGTAGAGCATTTAGAATTCAAAAAAGAACCAGCCATATAACATTGGTTGTAAAGGAAAGAGAATAA
- the rplC gene encoding 50S ribosomal protein L3: protein MKKAMLGKKIGMTQIFDENGLVIPVTVVEAGPLTVVQKKTVETDGYDAIKVGYQKIEEKKLSKPALGQFSKTKLAPMKYLREFRLEDISSFEVGQEIKVEDMFQSGDKIDVSGVSKGKGFQGTIKRYGQKGGRETHGSMYHRRVGSMSANTNPARVFKGKKLPGHMGMDNTTVQNLEVVRVDAERNLILVKGALPGPKGGLLVIKSTVKSGK, encoded by the coding sequence ATGAAAAAAGCAATGTTAGGTAAGAAAATTGGAATGACTCAAATATTTGATGAAAATGGTTTGGTTATACCAGTTACAGTTGTAGAAGCAGGCCCATTAACAGTTGTTCAAAAGAAGACTGTTGAAACTGACGGATATGATGCTATAAAGGTTGGATATCAGAAGATTGAAGAAAAAAAACTCAGCAAACCTGCTTTAGGTCAGTTCAGTAAGACTAAGCTTGCTCCAATGAAGTATCTAAGAGAATTCAGACTGGAAGATATATCAAGTTTTGAAGTTGGTCAGGAAATTAAAGTTGAGGATATGTTCCAATCTGGAGATAAAATAGATGTAAGCGGTGTTTCAAAAGGTAAAGGATTTCAAGGTACTATTAAGAGATACGGTCAAAAGGGTGGTAGAGAAACTCACGGTTCAATGTATCATAGAAGAGTTGGTTCCATGAGTGCTAACACCAATCCGGCAAGAGTATTTAAGGGCAAGAAGTTGCCAGGTCATATGGGTATGGACAACACTACAGTTCAAAATCTTGAAGTTGTTAGAGTTGATGCAGAAAGAAACCTTATTCTTGTAAAAGGTGCTCTTCCAGGACCTAAAGGTGGATTGCTTGTTATTAAAAGTACGGTTAAATCCGGTAAATAA